In a genomic window of uncultured Flavobacterium sp.:
- a CDS encoding nucleotidyltransferase domain-containing protein, whose protein sequence is MKEALDNFLESWRNNNDVVGILLTGSHAIEMNHKTSDIDIRIFVTEGFKTTKGLTEIDGFKISYLVRSHNIIENILKREFSRNSRFEATTISMGKIIFEKDGILSELQKLAHHYQGSDFAKRDIDDESLKSNIYLLYNYKSYLETLEEDSPYFTYTYMLFMKISLNFYSHFLNFEIVSDLKTEKLFTNDLFRDKCNWSKFPDEEFVILWQNCISTGKINKPNITKMFNFLQDKVVKFNIKNHTFSWQE, encoded by the coding sequence ATGAAAGAAGCTCTTGATAATTTTTTAGAAAGTTGGCGTAATAATAACGATGTTGTTGGAATACTTTTAACCGGAAGTCATGCAATTGAGATGAACCATAAAACTTCGGATATTGATATTCGAATATTCGTGACTGAAGGTTTTAAAACAACCAAAGGTTTAACAGAAATCGATGGATTCAAAATTTCATATTTGGTAAGGAGTCATAATATTATAGAAAATATATTAAAAAGAGAATTCTCCAGAAATAGTAGATTTGAAGCAACTACAATCTCTATGGGTAAAATTATCTTTGAAAAAGACGGTATACTTTCTGAATTACAAAAACTTGCTCACCATTATCAGGGAAGCGACTTTGCTAAAAGAGATATTGATGATGAATCTCTAAAATCAAACATATATCTTTTATATAACTACAAAAGTTACTTAGAAACTCTGGAAGAAGACTCTCCTTATTTTACTTACACCTATATGCTGTTTATGAAAATAAGCTTGAATTTCTATTCTCATTTTTTAAATTTTGAAATAGTTTCAGATTTAAAAACCGAAAAACTATTTACAAATGACTTATTCAGAGACAAATGTAATTGGAGTAAATTTCCTGATGAAGAGTTTGTAATACTTTGGCAAAACTGCATTTCAACAGGAAAAATCAACAAACCTAATATTACTAAAATGTTTAATTTTCTTCAAGATAAAGTCGTAAAATTTAACATAAAAAACCACACGTTTTCTTGGCAAGAATAG
- a CDS encoding lantibiotic dehydratase family protein: MNHFPYKLFPNYVLRTPLYPISDLFSFLDEIKDDDSAFKKKFSESLIQEAIYVASPNLYVILKKWLDGELEDVKKTEKLKTSLLKYLTRMSSRCTPFGLYAGYSIGSFADENNILVSNNTEHRKYTKLDMFYLVSLTNNLIKNEKIKNSVRFYANSTIYSYHNELRYIEYKYYGLKRSHEIVSVEKSEVLDFLLDFSKEGYLITEIANKLIAKYSDVEYHEALDYINQIIENQLLVSELEPLVVGLDYFTHLRQIISKIEDIDEIKNIIEDVAEKIEKLDLKIESQISSYNEITTLLEELNTRFDKKFLFQTDLKIAVQTNTLDKKAIKDIREGIIILNQISPYMENYFLHNFKKKFIEKFGESEIPLSIALDSDSGILYTESPYHNILPDDSFINQILLNKKNTNNDVRLNKLDLLLHEKILKSYKKDSQSIIIDKDELPHLNDKWDDLPETMSFLTEFVIKDGKQKILLNAGGNSTGANLFGRFSLADDEIDHFCKQITEADKRNSENVILADIGHLPEARIGNVSSRSKFYDYEIPYLAKSIQKFSNQIPVSDLAVSVNHLGEIVLRSVSKNKKVIPRLINAHNFNNNSTPIYHFLCDLQTQGKRNGMRLEINSLTKIFKHIPRIEYKNIILKKANWTFTQQDISLFFKKVPFDQLKNDIQAFREEWKIPRYINIVEGDHQLLVDFENSTSFAMMLDLISKKDSILFEEFLFSDEDQIVKRGESNFTNQVIISIYKNHTN, translated from the coding sequence ATGAACCATTTCCCTTATAAATTATTTCCCAACTACGTCCTAAGAACACCTTTATATCCCATATCTGATTTATTTTCATTTTTAGACGAAATAAAAGATGATGATTCCGCTTTCAAGAAAAAATTCAGTGAAAGTTTAATACAAGAAGCCATTTATGTGGCATCTCCAAACTTATATGTTATTTTGAAAAAATGGCTGGATGGAGAGTTAGAAGATGTCAAAAAAACAGAAAAATTAAAAACCTCACTTCTCAAATATTTAACTCGTATGTCTTCAAGGTGTACGCCTTTCGGACTTTACGCCGGATATTCGATAGGTTCATTTGCAGATGAAAATAATATTTTAGTAAGTAATAATACTGAGCATAGAAAGTACACAAAACTCGATATGTTTTATTTAGTTTCTCTAACTAATAACTTAATTAAGAACGAAAAAATTAAGAATAGCGTTCGTTTCTACGCTAACTCAACTATATATTCCTATCATAATGAACTTAGATATATTGAATATAAATATTATGGCTTAAAAAGAAGTCATGAAATTGTTTCGGTCGAAAAATCAGAAGTACTGGACTTTTTACTTGATTTTTCTAAAGAAGGCTATTTAATTACTGAAATTGCAAATAAACTGATTGCAAAATATAGCGATGTAGAATATCACGAAGCTTTAGATTATATAAATCAAATAATAGAAAATCAATTACTAGTAAGCGAATTAGAACCGCTAGTTGTGGGATTGGATTATTTTACTCATTTACGACAAATAATATCCAAGATCGAAGATATCGATGAAATAAAGAACATAATTGAAGATGTTGCAGAGAAGATTGAAAAATTAGATCTAAAAATTGAAAGTCAAATCTCTAGTTATAATGAAATAACAACACTTTTAGAGGAACTCAATACGAGATTTGATAAAAAATTTCTATTTCAAACGGATTTAAAAATCGCAGTCCAGACAAATACATTGGATAAAAAAGCGATAAAAGATATCAGAGAAGGGATTATCATCTTAAATCAAATATCTCCTTACATGGAGAACTATTTCTTGCACAATTTTAAGAAAAAATTTATTGAAAAATTCGGAGAATCAGAAATACCTTTATCAATAGCTTTAGATTCAGATTCTGGAATTTTATATACAGAAAGTCCATATCATAACATTCTTCCTGATGATTCTTTTATAAATCAAATTTTATTAAATAAAAAAAATACAAATAATGACGTTCGGTTAAATAAACTTGACTTGCTCTTGCATGAAAAAATCTTGAAGTCATATAAAAAAGACAGCCAAAGCATTATTATAGATAAAGATGAGCTACCTCATCTTAATGACAAATGGGACGATCTTCCTGAAACAATGTCATTCCTAACCGAATTTGTAATTAAAGATGGCAAACAAAAAATACTATTAAACGCAGGTGGAAATTCAACTGGTGCAAATCTATTTGGAAGATTTTCATTAGCTGATGATGAGATTGATCACTTTTGCAAACAAATAACTGAGGCTGATAAAAGAAACAGCGAAAATGTTATTCTAGCTGACATTGGCCACTTACCTGAAGCAAGAATTGGAAATGTCTCTTCAAGATCAAAATTTTACGATTATGAAATACCATACCTTGCAAAATCAATTCAAAAATTTAGCAATCAAATCCCCGTTAGCGATTTAGCCGTATCAGTTAATCATTTAGGAGAAATTGTTCTTCGTTCCGTATCTAAAAACAAAAAAGTCATTCCCAGATTAATAAACGCTCACAATTTTAACAACAATAGTACTCCGATATATCATTTCTTATGTGATTTACAAACACAAGGCAAAAGAAATGGAATGCGTCTGGAAATAAATAGTCTCACAAAAATATTTAAACATATACCGCGAATAGAATATAAAAATATCATATTAAAAAAAGCAAATTGGACTTTTACCCAACAAGACATTTCATTATTCTTTAAAAAAGTTCCTTTTGACCAACTAAAAAATGATATACAAGCTTTTAGAGAAGAGTGGAAAATTCCACGTTATATAAATATAGTCGAAGGAGATCACCAGCTCTTAGTTGATTTTGAAAATAGCACATCATTTGCTATGATGTTAGATCTTATTTCGAAAAAAGACTCAATCCTCTTTGAAGAATTTCTCTTCTCTGATGAAGATCAAATAGTAAAAAGAGGAGAAAGTAATTTTACCAATCAGGTAATCATTTCAATTTATAAAAACCACACAAACTAA
- a CDS encoding ArsC/Spx/MgsR family protein, giving the protein MNKIYYLASCDTCRKIIKSLPKDNNLVFHDIKQNPITEAELDEMYKLAGSYEALFSKKAQLYKSMDLKNKSLTEDDYKKYILEHYTFISRPVFIIDEKIYIGNTQPVTLQVQKALEK; this is encoded by the coding sequence ATGAACAAAATATACTACTTAGCTTCTTGCGATACGTGCCGAAAAATCATCAAAAGTCTTCCAAAAGACAATAACCTGGTTTTTCATGATATTAAACAAAACCCAATTACAGAAGCTGAACTTGACGAAATGTACAAGCTTGCCGGAAGTTATGAGGCTTTGTTTAGCAAGAAAGCTCAGTTATACAAATCAATGGATTTAAAAAACAAATCTCTGACGGAGGACGATTATAAAAAATACATTCTGGAGCATTATACATTCATAAGTCGTCCGGTTTTTATTATTGATGAAAAAATCTACATTGGTAATACACAACCTGTGACTTTGCAGGTTCAGAAAGCTTTGGAAAAATAA
- a CDS encoding septal ring lytic transglycosylase RlpA family protein yields MRNKKHILLTTLTITFLSCFTYVISQTKPVIESKPPQQDTVKTVRPNLIAIPTDSVFTDKGLKLKPYKKNAHASYYADRFNGKKTANGSRFSNSAYTAAHKKLPFGTRIKVTNEANGKFVIVKVTDRGPFVKTRELDLSKRAFMEITKSKGSGAMKVTIETIVE; encoded by the coding sequence ATGAGAAATAAAAAACATATTTTACTCACAACACTTACTATAACCTTTTTAAGCTGTTTTACTTATGTCATAAGTCAGACAAAACCAGTAATCGAATCTAAACCACCTCAACAGGACACGGTAAAAACGGTAAGACCAAACTTAATTGCAATACCTACAGATTCTGTTTTTACTGACAAAGGTTTAAAACTAAAACCATACAAGAAAAATGCACATGCCTCCTACTACGCTGATCGTTTTAATGGTAAAAAAACAGCAAACGGAAGCAGATTCAGCAACAGCGCATATACTGCCGCACACAAGAAACTTCCATTTGGAACAAGAATAAAAGTAACAAATGAAGCCAACGGAAAATTTGTAATCGTAAAAGTTACCGATCGTGGTCCGTTTGTAAAAACAAGAGAACTTGATTTATCTAAAAGAGCCTTTATGGAAATCACCAAAAGCAAAGGAAGCGGTGCCATGAAAGTGACAATAGAAACAATAGTAGAATAA
- the nadD gene encoding nicotinate (nicotinamide) nucleotide adenylyltransferase: MKIGLYFGTYNPIHVGHLIIANHMAEFADLDQIWMVVTPHNPLKKKATLLDDHQRLEMVFLATEDYPKIKPSDIEFKLPQPNYTVNTLVHLHEKYPTHDFSLIMGEDNLKTLHKWKNYEVLLDHYDIYVYPRISDEEENIELKSHPKVHVIDAPIVEISSTFIRNSIKEGKNIQPLLPPKVWEYIDHNNFYKK; encoded by the coding sequence ATGAAGATAGGCCTTTATTTCGGAACTTATAATCCCATTCATGTTGGCCACTTAATCATTGCCAATCATATGGCTGAGTTTGCCGATTTAGATCAAATTTGGATGGTCGTTACGCCACATAATCCGCTTAAAAAGAAAGCCACTTTATTAGACGATCATCAACGTTTGGAAATGGTTTTTCTGGCAACAGAAGATTATCCAAAAATTAAACCTTCGGATATTGAATTCAAATTACCGCAGCCTAATTATACCGTAAATACGTTGGTTCATTTACATGAAAAATATCCAACTCATGACTTTTCATTAATTATGGGCGAAGACAATTTGAAAACGCTTCATAAATGGAAAAACTACGAAGTGCTTCTGGATCATTATGATATTTATGTGTACCCAAGGATTTCTGATGAAGAGGAAAATATCGAATTAAAATCGCATCCAAAAGTTCATGTTATTGATGCGCCAATTGTAGAGATTTCTTCAACTTTTATTCGAAATAGTATTAAAGAAGGAAAAAATATCCAACCACTTTTACCTCCAAAAGTTTGGGAATATATTGATCATAATAATTTTTATAAGAAGTAA
- the gmk gene encoding guanylate kinase — protein sequence MNKGKLIVFSAPSGSGKTTIVRHLLGKEDLNLEFSISAASRDPRGEEEHGKDYYFISLEEFKKHIKAENFLEWEEVYRDNFYGTLKAEIERIWALGKNVIFDIDVAGGLRIKHKFPDQTLAVFVKPPSVDELKRRLKERSTETDDKINMRIAKASVELATAPQFDTIIKNYDLDTAKEEAYQLVKAFVNKD from the coding sequence ATGAACAAAGGAAAATTAATTGTTTTCTCAGCTCCTTCAGGATCGGGAAAAACAACTATAGTAAGACATTTACTTGGGAAAGAAGATTTAAACTTAGAATTTTCGATCTCAGCGGCTTCACGCGACCCACGCGGAGAAGAAGAACACGGAAAAGATTATTATTTTATTTCGTTAGAAGAATTCAAAAAACACATTAAAGCCGAGAATTTCCTGGAATGGGAAGAAGTTTATCGTGATAATTTTTACGGTACTCTAAAAGCCGAAATTGAACGCATTTGGGCTTTAGGCAAAAACGTGATTTTTGATATTGATGTTGCCGGAGGATTGCGTATTAAACATAAATTCCCGGATCAGACTTTGGCTGTTTTTGTAAAACCTCCAAGTGTTGACGAATTAAAACGCCGACTAAAAGAACGCTCTACAGAAACTGATGACAAAATAAATATGCGTATCGCAAAAGCTTCTGTTGAATTGGCTACAGCTCCGCAATTTGACACGATCATCAAAAATTATGATTTGGATACTGCAAAAGAAGAAGCCTATCAATTGGTAAAAGCTTTTGTAAACAAAGACTAG
- a CDS encoding DoxX family protein encodes MINLFEIKRNENYLSIIILIIRIAIATLMISHGLSKLNMLLAGGKIDFPDPLGVGNTASLALAVFAEVICSFFIFIGLATRLATVPLIITMLVAVFIIHGADPIDVKEMGILYLLFYVLLLVTGSGKFSVDNLISKKNRY; translated from the coding sequence ATGATTAATTTATTTGAAATAAAAAGAAACGAGAATTATCTGAGCATTATTATTCTTATCATTAGAATAGCAATTGCAACATTGATGATTTCGCACGGATTATCTAAACTGAATATGCTTTTAGCCGGAGGTAAAATTGATTTTCCTGATCCGCTTGGAGTAGGAAATACAGCGTCTTTAGCTCTTGCAGTTTTTGCAGAAGTAATATGTTCTTTCTTTATTTTTATTGGTCTTGCCACAAGATTAGCTACTGTACCATTAATCATTACAATGCTGGTCGCTGTATTTATTATTCATGGCGCTGATCCAATCGATGTTAAAGAAATGGGAATTCTATATTTGTTATTTTATGTACTTCTTTTGGTTACCGGAAGTGGTAAATTCTCAGTTGACAATTTAATTTCGAAAAAGAATCGTTACTAA
- a CDS encoding thiopeptide-type bacteriocin biosynthesis protein yields MVEKIKSRFFPGDDWLYLKIYCGYKVSDVLLTEIIKPFTEKLIRENYIKKWFFIRYTDPNYHIRFRVELTDKKNIGHVIHEFNNLLQDYIESKSVWLLQIDCYDREIERYGSNTMELAEEVFFNDSVEIINFLSTSKSEDTDIVSESKPIFSLKLIDFYLTHFGLTDSQKLSFMERLRDSFYKEFDINKDNKKQIEKVYNKHKESIYQQLLDTNNAIINTAIKQNIDEILKVAKQESTPENKVTYLISSFVHMSLNRLYYSNNRIHELVCYDVLWKFYKSKVSRNPQNQH; encoded by the coding sequence ATGGTTGAAAAAATAAAAAGTCGCTTTTTTCCTGGCGACGATTGGCTGTACCTTAAGATATATTGTGGCTACAAAGTATCTGATGTTTTATTAACTGAAATCATTAAGCCTTTTACAGAAAAGCTTATCAGAGAAAATTATATTAAAAAATGGTTTTTCATCAGATATACAGACCCGAATTATCATATCAGATTCCGAGTTGAACTTACTGATAAAAAAAACATTGGACACGTAATACATGAATTCAATAATCTATTACAAGACTATATAGAGTCAAAATCTGTTTGGTTGCTACAAATAGATTGTTACGATAGAGAAATTGAACGTTATGGTTCAAATACAATGGAACTAGCGGAAGAAGTTTTTTTTAATGATAGTGTCGAAATAATTAATTTTCTATCTACTTCAAAAAGCGAAGACACCGATATTGTTTCAGAATCTAAACCTATATTTAGTTTAAAACTAATTGATTTTTATTTGACTCATTTTGGATTAACTGATTCTCAAAAATTAAGTTTTATGGAAAGGCTTAGAGATTCCTTTTACAAAGAGTTTGACATTAACAAAGACAATAAAAAACAAATTGAAAAAGTCTACAACAAACATAAAGAATCAATCTATCAGCAATTATTAGATACAAATAATGCTATTATAAATACTGCAATAAAACAGAATATAGACGAAATTTTAAAAGTTGCAAAACAGGAATCAACACCTGAAAACAAAGTGACTTATTTAATTTCAAGCTTTGTGCATATGTCTCTTAACAGATTATACTATTCTAATAATCGAATTCATGAATTAGTATGTTATGATGTTTTATGGAAATTCTACAAATCTAAAGTCAGCCGAAATCCTCAAAATCAACATTAG
- a CDS encoding nicotinate phosphoribosyltransferase: MNPLLLTDGYKVDHRRQYPDKTTLVYSNWTPRKSRIEGLDEVVFFGLQYFIKKYIIHDFDADFFKQPKEEVVKKYARRINNYLGENQVGTKHIEDLHDLGYIPMVFKALPEGASVPLRVPMFTMYNTLPEFFWLTNYFETLLSAVIWLPCNSATIAREYRKVLDKYADETSSVPEFVDWQAHDFSMRGMGGIEAAITSAAGHLLSFTGSDTIPVIDFFEDYYNANSDTELIAGSVAATEHSVMCMGTTEGECETFKRLVTEVYPKGIVSIVSDTWDLWKVLTDYLPRLKEDIVAREGKVVIRPDSGDPVDIICGNPNGKTEEEKKGVIELLWDVFGGATNAKGYKELIPQIGAIYGDSITVARSIQICERLKAKGFASTNVVLGIGSFTYQYNTRDTFGFAMKATYGEVDGEGRAIFKDPITDDGTKKSAKGLMKIDLVDGIYHLTDNVSWEEEKQGELKEVFRDGKLLANQSLSDIRSRVKSDINVEA; this comes from the coding sequence ATGAACCCATTATTATTAACCGACGGTTACAAAGTTGACCACAGAAGACAATATCCAGACAAAACCACATTAGTATATTCTAACTGGACACCAAGAAAATCAAGAATTGAAGGTCTTGATGAAGTAGTGTTTTTTGGATTGCAATATTTCATCAAAAAATACATTATTCATGATTTTGATGCTGATTTCTTCAAACAACCAAAAGAAGAAGTGGTTAAAAAATACGCAAGAAGAATCAATAATTATTTAGGCGAAAATCAAGTCGGTACAAAACATATCGAAGATCTTCATGATTTAGGATATATTCCGATGGTTTTTAAAGCTTTGCCAGAAGGCGCGAGTGTACCTTTGAGAGTGCCAATGTTTACGATGTACAATACGCTTCCGGAATTTTTCTGGTTGACGAATTATTTCGAAACATTACTTTCTGCGGTGATTTGGTTGCCTTGTAATTCGGCTACAATTGCGAGAGAATATAGAAAAGTATTAGACAAATATGCTGATGAAACTTCATCTGTTCCAGAATTTGTAGATTGGCAGGCGCACGATTTCTCAATGAGAGGAATGGGCGGAATCGAAGCAGCGATAACTTCTGCAGCGGGACATTTGTTGAGTTTTACAGGTTCTGATACAATTCCTGTAATTGATTTCTTCGAAGATTATTACAATGCAAATTCTGATACTGAATTAATCGCAGGTTCTGTTGCAGCAACTGAGCATTCTGTAATGTGTATGGGAACTACTGAAGGTGAATGTGAAACTTTCAAAAGATTAGTTACGGAGGTTTATCCAAAAGGAATTGTTTCTATCGTTTCTGATACTTGGGATTTATGGAAAGTTTTAACTGATTATTTGCCACGTCTAAAAGAAGATATTGTTGCCAGAGAAGGTAAAGTCGTGATTCGTCCTGATAGTGGAGATCCGGTTGATATTATCTGCGGAAATCCAAACGGAAAAACAGAAGAAGAGAAAAAAGGTGTAATTGAGCTTCTTTGGGATGTTTTTGGAGGTGCAACTAACGCAAAAGGATATAAAGAGCTTATACCTCAAATTGGAGCTATTTACGGCGATAGTATTACTGTTGCGAGATCTATCCAAATTTGCGAAAGATTAAAAGCAAAAGGTTTTGCATCTACAAATGTTGTTCTTGGAATTGGATCTTTTACGTATCAATATAACACAAGAGATACTTTTGGATTTGCTATGAAAGCTACTTATGGAGAAGTTGATGGCGAAGGAAGAGCTATTTTTAAAGATCCAATTACAGACGACGGAACTAAAAAATCTGCTAAAGGATTAATGAAAATTGATTTAGTTGATGGAATATATCATTTAACCGATAATGTTTCTTGGGAAGAAGAAAAACAAGGTGAATTGAAGGAGGTTTTTAGAGATGGAAAACTTTTAGCAAATCAATCTTTAAGTGATATTAGATCTCGAGTTAAAAGTGATATTAATGTTGAAGCATAA
- a CDS encoding lanthionine synthetase LanC family protein → MDFIESKIHLINDLISSNYQKTNEIGVLAGLSGLALFNFHYSRVFNKETTIGSTILEKCILKINEGYSKPTYCNGIVGFAWIINYLIKENFIDDSNNEVLYEIDDYNHEWIDFSIKDNNFDFFHGAIGYLNYSIDRYNSLTNSENLEKIEKSIRLLLNYLSELLPEIELYPNGSKKHIIKMGFENNVFFGSAHGISNIIFILNKISTIPKFNSKAQLLSDQYIAYLLKYKNDKNSDISLFPNFLSKKGVVKYESALSWCSGDLGIGINLLNTAVRYNHNENYKLTGIEILEHASQRSSLDKTSLKLDCVCHGYFGAYKIFSDAYKITQKEDFLKASNYWLDLGIKNLTINNDSDLTILNGLSGIGLSLLDHIDSKKLNWGECLFL, encoded by the coding sequence ATGGATTTCATAGAGTCAAAGATTCATTTAATCAATGATCTAATTAGCTCAAACTATCAAAAAACAAACGAAATTGGAGTTCTGGCAGGTCTTTCTGGTCTTGCTTTATTTAATTTTCATTATTCGCGAGTATTTAATAAAGAAACTACAATTGGAAGCACTATTCTTGAAAAATGCATTTTAAAAATTAACGAAGGATATTCAAAACCAACTTACTGCAACGGAATCGTTGGATTTGCGTGGATAATAAACTATCTAATAAAAGAAAATTTTATAGACGATAGTAATAATGAAGTCCTTTATGAGATCGACGACTATAATCATGAATGGATAGATTTTTCAATAAAAGACAACAATTTTGATTTTTTTCATGGTGCCATTGGATATCTAAATTATTCTATTGATCGCTATAATAGTTTAACCAATTCTGAAAACTTAGAAAAAATTGAAAAATCAATTAGACTTTTATTAAACTATTTATCAGAATTACTTCCGGAAATTGAGTTATATCCAAATGGTTCAAAAAAACACATTATTAAAATGGGTTTTGAAAACAATGTATTTTTTGGCTCAGCACATGGAATTTCGAATATCATATTCATTCTCAATAAAATCTCCACAATCCCGAAATTCAATTCAAAAGCACAATTATTATCTGATCAATATATTGCTTATTTGTTAAAGTACAAGAATGATAAAAATTCAGACATATCTCTTTTTCCGAATTTTTTAAGCAAAAAAGGAGTTGTAAAATATGAGAGCGCTCTTAGCTGGTGTTCCGGGGATCTTGGTATCGGTATTAATCTATTAAATACAGCTGTACGTTACAATCATAATGAAAATTATAAACTAACCGGAATCGAAATCTTAGAACATGCTTCACAAAGATCTTCATTAGATAAAACATCTTTGAAATTAGACTGTGTTTGCCACGGTTATTTTGGAGCGTATAAAATTTTCTCAGACGCATATAAAATCACACAAAAAGAAGATTTCCTTAAAGCAAGCAATTACTGGCTGGATCTTGGAATAAAAAACCTTACGATAAATAATGATTCAGATTTAACCATTTTAAATGGACTGTCAGGCATTGGCCTTTCATTATTAGACCATATAGATTCAAAAAAACTAAACTGGGGCGAATGCTTGTTTTTATAA
- a CDS encoding DinB family protein → MNSVFEVQKTIREVLLKVLDNHSLEQLNKIPVGFSNNLIWNIAHCVASQQVLIYKLSGLPMLVSEEFVAKYRKGTKPEGDVSQAEVDEIRELLSSTLDQVQKDFANNIFVSYTEYLTSMGFTLKNIDGALSFNNYHEGIHTGIIMSIRKFV, encoded by the coding sequence ATGAATTCAGTTTTTGAAGTACAAAAAACCATTAGAGAAGTTTTATTGAAGGTTTTAGATAACCATTCATTAGAACAATTGAATAAAATTCCAGTGGGATTTAGTAATAATTTAATTTGGAACATTGCACATTGTGTCGCTTCACAACAGGTTTTAATCTACAAGTTGTCAGGTTTACCAATGTTGGTTTCAGAAGAATTTGTTGCCAAATACAGAAAAGGAACCAAACCGGAAGGTGACGTTTCACAAGCCGAAGTTGATGAAATCAGAGAATTACTTTCGTCTACATTAGATCAGGTTCAAAAAGATTTTGCTAATAATATCTTTGTTTCTTATACCGAATATCTAACAAGTATGGGTTTTACACTCAAAAATATTGACGGAGCTTTGAGCTTCAATAATTACCACGAAGGAATCCATACCGGAATTATAATGAGTATTAGAAAGTTCGTTTAA
- a CDS encoding YicC/YloC family endoribonuclease: MIQSMTGFGKASLQLPTKKITVEVKSLNSKGLDLNVRMPSLYREMELGLRTQISTKLERGKIDFGIYIESTSEQTSTKVNVPVVKNYIAQLKEVYPDADETELMKMAVRMPDTLKTEREEIDENDWEQIQVIIEEALQNILTFRKDEGESLEKEFNLRIGNIRQYMNDALALDPERVQAIKDRLQTAISELQVNVDENRFEQELIYYLEKLDITEEKVRLTNHLDYFLETIKGTEANGRKLGFITQEMGREINTMGSKSNHAQMQKLVVMMKDELEKIKEQVLNVL, translated from the coding sequence ATGATACAATCTATGACAGGGTTTGGCAAAGCTTCTTTGCAATTGCCTACAAAAAAAATTACCGTTGAAGTAAAATCCTTAAATAGTAAAGGTTTAGATTTAAACGTAAGAATGCCGTCGCTTTATCGCGAAATGGAATTAGGTTTAAGAACCCAAATCTCTACGAAACTTGAAAGAGGAAAAATTGATTTTGGAATTTACATCGAAAGTACTTCTGAACAAACTTCAACTAAAGTAAATGTTCCTGTTGTAAAAAACTATATCGCGCAGCTTAAAGAAGTTTATCCTGATGCCGATGAAACTGAATTAATGAAAATGGCCGTTCGTATGCCTGATACGCTAAAAACGGAACGTGAGGAAATCGATGAAAACGATTGGGAACAAATTCAGGTTATAATTGAAGAAGCGCTTCAAAATATCTTAACTTTTAGAAAAGACGAAGGTGAATCTCTTGAAAAAGAATTCAACTTAAGAATTGGGAATATCCGCCAATATATGAATGACGCTTTGGCTCTTGATCCGGAACGCGTTCAGGCTATAAAAGATCGTTTGCAAACTGCTATTTCGGAATTACAGGTTAATGTTGATGAAAATCGTTTTGAACAAGAACTGATTTATTATTTAGAGAAACTGGATATTACCGAAGAAAAAGTTCGTTTGACAAATCATTTAGACTATTTCTTAGAAACTATAAAAGGTACTGAAGCTAATGGTCGTAAACTTGGTTTTATAACTCAGGAAATGGGTCGCGAGATCAATACAATGGGTTCTAAATCAAATCACGCTCAAATGCAAAAATTGGTTGTGATGATGAAAGATGAATTGGAAAAGATTAAGGAACAGGTATTAAATGTTTTGTAA